The Solanum lycopersicum chromosome 6, SLM_r2.1 genome has a window encoding:
- the LOC101246831 gene encoding probable inactive receptor kinase At5g58300, with product MKLQDLRATIFFLLSLLAILPHIIANLDSDKHALLQFAVSIPHLSKLNWNSALSICNSWIGITCNKDKTRVVAIHLPGVGLTGHIPANSIGKLDALQVLNLRANNLNGNLPSDILSIPSLYSIYLQHNNFSGDIPVSFSSTLGVIDFSFNSFTGQIPPTIKNLPRLSMLNLKFNSLSGSIPNLDVSRLSFLNLSYNMLNGSVPYSLRKFPLSSFVGNSNLCGTPLSSCSSRSPSRKGDNFKKHSNEIIIPIAIGGPCVIILLVLFIYFCYINKKVNNNTSMVEQKNEKLEDFENGVQDSEKNELTFFKGCSYNFDLEDLLSASADFLGKGSYGTAYRVSLDEVSMIVVKRLKEVRVVKKEFEQHMDIVGKIKRHPNIVPFLACYYSKDEKLLVCEYVPYGSLSSALYGNGRTRLDWDTRLKVCLGAAKGIAHIHSEGGTKFTHGNIKASNILLTRDLDGCISDFGLSPLMNHTSIKNNKAVGYHAPEVIETRKGTQKSDVYSFGVLVLELLTGKSPLPLPGHEDVVNLPRWVRAVVKEEWTAEVFDAVLMKYHNIQEEMVHMLQIALLCVAKVPDMRPSMGEVIKMIEQIKHL from the exons ATGAAACTACAAGATTTACGCGCAACTATCTTCTTTCTTCTATCCTTGCTAGCAATTCTTCCTCATATTATTGCTAATCTTGATTCTGACAAACATGCTCTACTTCAATTTGCTGTATCTATCCCACATCTTAGCAAACTCAACTGGAACTCTGCTTTGTCAATATGCAATTCTTGGATTGGGATAACTTGCAACAAAGATAAAACGCGAGTCGTTGCAATTCATCTGCCTGGTGTTGGACTCACTGGCCATATCCCAGCCAACAGCATTGGCAAACTAGATGCTCTTCAAGTCCTTAACCTAAGAGCAAACAATCTAAATGGAAATCTTCCTTCTGATATCCTTTCAATCCCTTCTCTTTACTCTATCTACCTTCAACATAATAACTTCTCTGGTGATATTCCTGTTTCTTTTTCATCAACACTTGGTGTTATAGATTTCTCGTTCAACTCTTTTACCGGACAAATTCCCCCCACGATCAAGAATTTGCCTCGACTCTCCATGTTGAACCTAAAGTTCAATTCATTATCCGGATCAATTCCCAATCTTGATGTGTCAAGGTTGAGTTTTTTGAATTTGAGCTACAACATGCTAAATGGATCAGTTCCATATTCCCTTAGGAAGTTCCCACTTTCTTCTTTTGTGGGGAACTCTAATTTATGTGGAACACCTCTGAGTAGCTGTTCTTCGAGATCTCCATCACGTAAAGGCGACAACTTTAAGAAACATAGTAATGAAATCATCATTCCAATTGCAATAGGTGGTCCTTGTGTGATTATTCTCCTTGTTTTATTCATCTACTTCTGTTATATTAACAAGAAGGTTAATAATAACACAAGCATGGTTGAACAGAAGAATGAGAAGTTGGAAGACTTTGAAAATGGGGTTCAAGATTCAGAAAAGAACGAGCTAACGTTCTTTAAAGGGTGCTCTTATAACTTTGATCTTGAGGATCTGTTAAGTGCTTCTGCTGATTTTCTTGGTAAAGGGAGTTATGGAACTGCTTACAGAGTTTCGTTGGATGAGGTATCGATGATAGTTGTGAAAAGGCTGAAGGAAGTAAGGGTTGTTAAGAAGGAGTTTGAACAGCATATGGATATTGTTGGAAAGATTAAAAGGCACCCAAATATAGTGCCATTTCTTGCTTGTTATTACTCAAAGGATGAGAAACTTCTTGTTTGTGAATACGTCCCTTATGGTAGCTTGTCATCCGCCTTATATG GTAACGGAAGAACTCGACTAGACTGGGATACTAGGTTGAAGGTCTGTCTTGGAGCAGCAAAAGGAATAGCTCATATCCACTCTGAAGGCGGAACGAAATTTACTCATGGAAACATCAAAGCATCCAACATACTTCTTACAAGGGACTTAGATGGTTGCATTTCTGATTTTGGCTTAAGCCCTTTAATGAATCACACATCCATCAAGAATAATAAGGCTGTTGGTTACCATGCTCCAGAAGTGATTGAAACGCGAAAAGGCACACAAAAATCAGATGTTTATAGCTTTGGAGTGTTGGTTCTTGAGTTGCTCACTGGGAAATCTCCTCTGCCATTGCCAGGGCACGAGGACGTAGTCAATTTGCCTAGATGGGTACGAGCTGTTGTTAAAGAGGAATGGACAGCTGAAGTTTTTGATGCAGTGCTGATGAAGTACCATAATATTCAAGAAGAGATGGTGCATATGCTTCAAATTGCACTTTTATGTGTAGCAAAGGTGCCTGACATGAGGCCTTCAATGGGTGAAGTGATTAAAATGATTGAGCAAATCAAACATCTATAA